The Culex pipiens pallens isolate TS chromosome 2, TS_CPP_V2, whole genome shotgun sequence DNA window GCGCTGAAGGCGGTGCGGTCAAACCAGAAACTAAAATACACTGGAAGAAATCTGTTGGTtgttttttgggtttttctCTACGGTTTTTGCAGTAACAATATATATTACGCTTAGAAAATAAAGTTTCAAGAGAACATGTAGGTGGAttgatttttcattaactttctATCAAATACATACCAGCAGAGGCAATGTTATACACACTCACTATGCTTGCTACAGATTGTTGTACCACAATTCACACCACAGATAATTTGTTATTCACTGAAAGCAGCTGCTGTGAAATTACTCTGAATTCTCAAATAATTTGGAAATCtataaattttaatgcttttttcGCCGGAAAACCGCACCACATGGACAAAATGCcgtaaaaataatcttttttgttACGAATGAAAGGAGAAATGTCAAAACAGCAAATATAGGTCAGATTTTTACACCGCCTTCGATTACACCGATGATGTTCGGCGTTCGGGTTTGGGGACCGGAGTCGAacagttttaaacaaaatttctgaagtctctgtttttttaatggttcaattgggtactaaagacctatgtcaatttttatgtacaacagtaaaaaacacgattaaaaaccatttctgatcactttttttcatttaaatgcaaacattttttttgacaagacaacattttttcggtcCTTAAATGAAGCtttgattgctgatattattgtttacagcgataaagcttatttttatgagtacaatgaccctttgtacgaccacaaagagtttaaaatggatttttaaatcaattgtgaaaaattaacctcgcggtccttcttggcagaaaagctcctacttgacagctcgttccaaggggaccatagttgatccatgaAAAAATGgcgtcatttaaaaaaaatggcattaaaatgaaaaaaagtgatcagaaatggtttttaatcgtgtacataaaaattgacatagggctttagtacccaattgaatcaggggtatttaaaaaacctaaaaagcaaaaaacaatatGTTTTTGTACCTTTTTAAAATGAACCAATAGAAATGttgccgaaaaaaaagttgaataatatCATTTAACAGAAGAAATTGGCTAGTAACAAGGCTCTCGTCACAATTAAACAATCAAATCACAAAGATAGATCGAAGATCTTTCTGGAGCTAGCTTCTATGTTCGGGCGAGGCCAGACAAAGCCCAACGACTtcgtcaatgatggttctgaaaaaataatcactatacATATCAGgagttttttggtgtttttgaaaccgccttgcgtcaggggtatttaaaaacacccaaaaagcaaaaactgagatttggtttattggacctttttttaaaaaaactccagatatgtaaaatgcttctacaaacaacacaaagaatacaattttttgattgatacattctgaatcaagatttgaatgtttttttttttttttttttttttttttttaacaaacatggccgccaaatggtcGATTGGGAATGATTTCTTTCAGAGCATTATTTAATGGTATATTGATTAGCAAACTGAATGTTTCCGGTGTAATGTATTCGACGTTACGATTAACCTGGtgccattattttaatttataaccAAGTTTCTGGCATCTCTGCTGGAGCTTGAACTTATTCAGCTCAAGTGTGTAGatgtgtacttttttgtagccaatCCATCTATCTATCGGCTTTCCCAAAACTGATTGTGAACAGTTCGGACAAGCCACGTTTAGCTGGAGAACTTAAGTAGTAAGTAGAGATTGTTTTATTACTTGTAACTACAATTAACAACACTGTATTAATACTGAGAAATACATTATTTGGGTTTGTACAATTACAGATATTCAACAAAGATCAAACAACGTAGTTCGTCAAAAACAGCTATCAACGCCGAGCAATGAATCCATCGGAGTGGTTCAGCGAGATCTCCGACGAGCTGTGGCCAGGCCAGTGCTTCTCGGTCAAGATCAAGAAGGTTCTCCACGAGGAACGGTCCAAGTTCCAGGATATCAAAGTGTTCGAATCGTAAGTCATAACTCGCATCAGTTACAAAACCCGAAGAACATAAGCTGTATGAGAGATGGCACGAGACACTGATAACGCAATTTGGCAGGGTCAACGAGTTGATTACAGAAGTTAGATCTACTTCTTCGCGTGTTCTCATTCTTATCTCTAACTAACTTGGCATAGTGATTGTTGTCCGATAATaagaagggttttttttttattttagtgaaTCTCATGGAACGGTTCTCGTGCTTGACGGCATCATCCAGTGTACGGAGCGGGATGAATTTGCGTACCAGGAGATGATCTCCTTTCTGCCACTGTGCTGCCATCCAAGCCCGAAAAAAGTCCTCATCGTGGGCGGTGGCGACGGTGGTGTGGCTCGCGAGGTGGTCAAGCATCCGCTGGTGGAAGAAGTCCATCAGGTTGAGATCGATGACCGGGTGGTCGAGCTGTCGAAAAAGTATCTCCCGTTTATGGCGTGCGGATTTGAATCTCCCAAGCTAAAGCTCACGATCGGCGATGGGTTCGAGTACATGAAGCAACGCGAGGGAGAGTTCGACGTGATCATCACGGACAGTAGCGATCCGATCGGACCGGCGGCGTCTCTCTTCCAGGAATCGTACTTTGGGCTGGCGAAAAGGGCCCTTAAGCCGAACGGAATCATTTGTTCACAGGGTGGTACCTTTTGGATCGACCAGAAACACGTGCGAGAAACGCTAGACCATTGCCGGAAGCACTTCCCCGTGGTCGGATACGGGGTGGCTAACGTTCCGTCGTATCCGTCGGGACAGATTGGATTCTTCATTGCCAGCACCAACGATCAAACAAAACTGAGCGAGCCAGCCACAACTTTCACCGATAAGGAAGTGGATGACATGAAGCTTCGATACTACACGACCGAGATCCACCGGACTGCATTTACGCTGCCGAGATATGCGGCCAAATATCTGTACGACGAAAAGTGAAGCTGCCTTTATCATTTGAAATGTAACACTTTTttggatgatgattttttttttggttattatttacaaattgtTAAAAGATTCGGTGTGTACAAAGTGCAAAAATGGGTACAAATCTTAAAACATTGccttaaatttatcaaatcaaTAAACGTTTGATATCTATTCGCTAAATTCATGTTTTCGATTTCTCGGATCTTTGCAATGAAATCTCCAAAAGGATGCACGTCTCCTGGTTGTCGATCTTCGCTATCTCAATACTGCATCATCCACCGACGATTTCTTGAGTCCTTCCAAGCTGCATAATTCGATGCTCTTTATTCCTGGACATTCTTTCTGACTCGATAAATCTCTTGAAATTCGTTTGTTCTTGTTTGCAGgattgtcgaattttcaattatggagtTCTGTGCGAGACGCGAAGACGCGTGTTTAGAGGgacttgtggtttggttgagcgttttagcagaatgcattactatgataACAAAaaacgagttgttccttttgaTTCCGCTATCAGACCTTCCTTCATTATGTAGATCGaagggcacgccgccggttgagtTCATTGAAGTAATTGAGTTACAAAATAACATCAGACTaacattcctatccacttccccgtgatcttatcactggtcgtggccggcgcagTGATTGATCAGCATGAAGTTGGTTCCTACTTATTATCTGTGTTCCATGGAGCAATTTTTGGAGgacctggtcaataacggagtagcaactacgggtagactagacaccaatgctatgctatgctaattgtcgaattttcaattatgggcagtgagGTGGTCCAAAATGTGgaacataaaataaatatgcATTTGTGATGAGTGTATTAGTCTTAAAAAACGCATTTACTTATTTGTTCCAGCTCCCTCCCCATGGCCTAATGATCTTGATTATCatcatttattataaacaacGCTGAGAAAATTCAAACGGAAATAAATGAGACTGCACATTTCGCTCCAATCATTAGTGCATCGTTAAACTTCCAAGTGATCATCTCGTTGGTCTCTCTAGCAAAAACCATGGACCGTTGGAAGAATCGCGTTGCAGTCGTCACGGGGGCAAGCGCAGGCATTGGATGGGCCATAGCACAAGCCCTCCTTAAATCGGGCATGATCGTGGTCGGACTGGCCCGACGCGTCGAGAAGATCGAACAGCAAAAGGCCACACTAGCGGCGAATCTGGCCTCGCGGTTGCACGCGTACAAATGTGACGTGAACGACGAACGGGACATTGTGACGGCCTTCAAATGGATCGATAGTGAGTTGAAGGGCGCAGATGTCCTCGTGAACAATGCTGGTGTATTGAAGGACACACTGCTGACCGCCCCGGGAAATACGGACAAGATCAAGGATGTTATCAACACTAACATTACGGGACTTATTCTGTGCGCACGAGAGGCTTATCAGTCGATGAAGAGACGGCAAGTGGACGGACACATCGTTAATATGAACAGCGTCGTGGGACATTCGGTTCCGATTGGGGTGGACACGCTGAGTACGTACAACGTTTATCCCGCAACGAAGTACGCTGTAACGGCGATCACGGAAACGCTACGTATTGAACTGTTGAACGACAACAGCAAGGTGAAGGTTACCGTAAGTACAATGAGTGTCATAGTATAGGTAAACAAAGCTTATGAATAACAAACTTTTTGGTTGGTTCAACTACTTCCAGAGCATCAGCCCCGGAGCGGTCCGTACGGAAATATTCAACGATCCGGACCTGATAGCCTCGAACATTCCGTTTCTGGTGCCGGAGGACATTGCAAACAGCGTCGTGCACGTGATTTCTACCCCGAAACATGTTGAGGTTGGCGCGATCACTGATACTGTGTTGTTTCGGATGATACAAAcacttttgttttgcttttcatTGCAGATCAAGGAGCTTACAATCAAACCGCTCGGGGAGAGATTTTAGATAGATTTGCATGGTTTCTAGTGAGAAACGGAAAATAAAAACTagtgaaataaactttttttatggttttaaattacagttcatttttcaatttaaattttcctttcTGTACAGTTATGTTTTGTTCTATTGATATATCGGAAAGTTTAATTTCGCAATAAATTCAGATAGATTAACTAACAATTCAAAACAGGAGAAACAACGGACAATTTCGGATccaaattaagatttttaaagatttctaaCTTACTCGGTGTATTCGATTGAATTACGGAACAATTAAACAAGTGTTAAAAACTTACATATAGGCAGTCCAGCCGATGAACATTTGCGCCAGGTTGTCCTTGTTTGTAGCTTCGCTTATCAAGTGATTAACCTGGCCCTCGATCGAAATCGGCAAGTGACAAATCTTGCCGTGCGTCCTCACGTAACCCTTCAGCCGCTCCTCGATGTGCTTGACGTTGTTCATCGCTTGCGGATCGGTCCGCTCGGTCGTTCCGTCGTGTTTGGTGATCTTACTCCACGACACCAACGGATCGTACACGAACGGCTTCAGCACGGACATCAGCGTGGGCGTTTGGTTCTGCAGCACCCGCAGCGTAATTTCGCAACACTTGCGGAAAAGGCCTTCGGCACCGAGCGGCCCCATCGCTTTGACCATGTTGTGCGTGAGGCGGAATGGCACCATTTCTGGAATTTCAAACGTTTCGCCCTTGTTGAAGAGACAGTTAAAGTCCACGTGGACGGTGTCTCCGTTTGTGGCGTCCAGCATAATGTTTTCACCGTGACGATCACCAAGCCCCAGGATGTAGCCGACGATGGAGATCACAGCGGTAGTACGGATGTACGAGCTACGCGCTTGGAACCAGTTGTGCGGGTTTGAGAACCGATCGCGGAACCATTCGCCAAACACCGGCGGATGGCGAGCCAACAGGACGTTGTCAAACGCCTCCCTCTTTTTCTGTAGCGAATCTTGTCGCTTAAAGTTGTACTCGCGGAGTTCCCTTGCGTGCATTCCGACGCCACGTTGCTTGTAGTACGTATAGATGATACTGCGCAGCGTACTCACGTTCTCCACCCACTCGATAATGCCGCACTCTTCGTTCAGCGGAAGCACCGCGTAGGTACGAATTTTAAGCCGCCGATGCTTGGCTTCCGGATCTTGGTGCAGGTATTGTTTCACCACGGCGTTGAACTCCATCAGCCGAAAGTCCTTGCGCAGGTCGTCTTTGGGTTTCATCATCATCATGTAATCGCGACCGTCACTTCCAATCAGCGTGATTCTGCGCGGTTTTTGCAAAGATTGCATAACGGTGACCTGCGTGAGAAAAAATAAGATCTTACTTATAAAACCATCTTGAAAAGAAGACTTTTCCCAGTACTCACCTCTTCCCGTATCCCGTGGATGTACACCTCGTTCATCGGGTATGGAGCGAACGTCGCCGAGCTCTTGTCCAGCACCAGCTGCATACACTTTTGGATGGGCATCATGATCTTAGACAGCTTTTCATCGTTAAACAGCTTCGGCAGGGTCTTCACCAGCGACGAAACCGTCACCGCGACGTCCCGTGGCgtcttgatgtctttgttggtAAGTTCGATGAATCGCTCCGCCAGCGCGTTGAAATCGCTGATCATCTTCTGGATGGAGGTCTTGGCGAGCTGTTTGTCGTTGAATATCTCGTGGCATCGCTTGACGCGATTTGCGTACGAACTTTTGTACACGCTCAGCAGCATCCAGAGCGATTGCTGGGGGTAGTTTAGGATGAGCTTGATGATGATGGACTTTAGGACGTGGTACACTTCAACGGACGGGTGAGCTACGCGGCTGATTAGTTGGGAGAAGGCGGTAAAGAAGAAGTACGGCGAAAGGTTTTCACTGAACCGGAGCGCCAGTTTGTTTATGTTGGTGGAATATTTCTTGAAGTTGTCGTTGTTGACGGTTTTGGatgaaaaatcgaaccaaacacTAAGCATTCGTGGCATCGATTGGTAGATGCAGGTCGATCCGTGCATCATCGACTTTCCGTAGTAGGTCAACACGTCCTGCAGCAGTTCCCAACCTTTCGGCGAGTCCTGGTCATCGCTGCTAAAGTTAGCGTACAGCTTGTCCAGATACTGCGCCATGTGAACCAAGCTGACCTCGCATTCTTGATGGGCTTGGACCGCATCCTTGAAGCATCGCGTGTTGACACTGGCCGAGACGTTCGACGCGTCGGCGTTGTAGATGGCGATCAAGAGTTTGCCTTCGGCGTAGATCAGGCGATCTTCCTTCGGCAGCAGCTTCGGGTCGGTTAGGttcgacttttccagaatctcCGCCAGGCCACGATGCAAAATGTTGAACACGTTCGCGGTGTCGCGTTTCTCCCACAGAAGTTTTGCCTTTTTGATAAACAGTCCTTTGGGTTTGTAACTTTCCGCGTGCAGAATGTACAAGTGGGCCTGTTCGTACAGTTTTGCTCTCGAGGCCAACTCCGTACTCTTCATCCACAGTTCGCCGATGTGATTGTCGATCGTTTCGTTGATTTCCTTCTTGCTGATATCCGGTGCGAAACCGTTGAGCAGTGATTTGGTTTCGTTGAGTAAAATCCGACGAAGACTGATGATCGGTTCAACGGTCGCGGCGTTCGGTTGTAGCAACTGTAGCCGCGCTTCAAAGTTCTCGATCAGCTGCTTGATCTCGGTTACGCAGCGGGTTAGCCCATTCGATCGCATGTTGTCCACCAGTTGTTCGCACTTTTCAAATTCCGCGATCATGTGCAGCTTCAAGACCTGTTCGTAACCCTTTTCGTACGCACTGATCGAAAGGTCGGAGCTATGCAAGATCCGTAGCACGGCAAGCCTAGCTTGCTCGAGTTTCTCCACGAAAAGAGCATGATCGTTCTTCCTATAGCTGACCAGCATCGAACCACAAATTACACCCCAACTGTCGCTTTGCTGAATCTGAGGCGACTCGAGCAGCTCTTCCAACTCTTCAAATCTCCCCAGCTTGTACAGCGGCTCTGCCTTGATCTCCTGCAACATGGCGTCCACATTGCTCTCGCTAAACTGATTCAGCAAACTCTCCGAAAGAAGCAACGCCGTTTTCGGTTGATCCAACCTCAGATAAACCTCGACAATGTTGTGAATGTCAGTCGGCTTCACTTCGCCAACCTGAAGCATCCGCTCGTAACATGCCGCCGTTTGATGTAACCTTCCGGTGGCGTTGTGCAGCAGGATCTGCTCCGGTAGCGTCGGTTCCGCTGTCTTCAGGCACATGACACCTTCGACGGAGTCGGGATCGTTGAGATGGGTAAAAATGTGAGCGAGCATTGACAGGTGATTTTGCAGCTGCGACGGGTTCTCTTCGATGAACGTCTCCAAATACATCAACGATCGCGCGTACTCCTTGCACGTGTAGTTGATGTTGGCCATCAGCTCGTGGTTGAACTGCTTGAGGAAGTTATCCACGTTGATGTAATCCGACTTGGAAGCATCGTTCAACGTGTGGACCTTCCGCCACTGGCGTTTCCACTTCTCCAGGAAGTCCAACAGTCGGAATGCCAGCTTGGCGCACTCAAACGACATGTCGGACGCGACGTCTTCTTCCTGCGCCTTCCGTTCCTTCGCCACAAACTGCATCGTTCGAACGGATCGCACGTAGTAATCTTGTTGTTCCGGATTGTCCGACTGCGCTTCCGGGTTGTTGTTGTTCATGACCGCATCGAACACGTACTGCAACTCTTCGGTGATCTTTTTCCGCTTGTCCTCGGAACTGCCCTGCAGCGCGTGCAGCAGAATGTACGGCAGGAACATGGTCATCGTGCTGAAGTCGCAGCGTATGCTCGGTCGGAACGACCCCAGCAGATTCTGCGAGTCTTTCTTATCCAATTTCTCGATCAGCTGCGATGCCCACAGGTAAGACCACTCGTGGCAGGTTTGTCCTTTGACGCTGCCGAAAATCGGATGGCACTCAACCGCGGCCGTCCGGATCAATCCGGTGTAGGAGGAGGTGAGCAGAGGTTCCATGATCGGTCGCAGCCTTTCCGGGATCGCCTCCCAAACCTCGATCTTTTTGCCGGTCTTTGGCGAGACGCCTTGATCGTTCAGGATCTCCTGAATGGCGAGCGAAAAGTTGTCCACAAACTTGGTTTCCTTCTTGAACTGATACGCCCGGCAAAGCTCGGCCAACGCCATGATCGCGAACGAGTCCGAGTGAATGTTGAGCGCGAAACGTTCCTGCGGGGCGTACTTGGGTGGAAGGTAGCTCGGAGCAAGGGCACCCAACTCTCCGATGCACTCGGCCGACTTTAGGCGGTAGTTTGTGTCAATGTCGCTGCAGCTCTTCATGAGATTGTTCAGCAGGTTCGGAACTTCCGGTAGGATCGAGTGACCTATGAGGGCTTCGTTCAGCTGTTCGCGATGGTAGGAAAACAACTCTTTCAGATACTTTAGACCGTACACACGAACCGACAGATTTTCGTGATTGATGTGCGTGATCAGAGCGTTGAACCTTTCCAAGAACTGTTCCCGGCTGCGAACGCTCTTGGTTTGAGCGGATACGATCTTCTTGATCTGTCGATCGACCTTGGTCTCCTCCAGGAAGAATAAGTCCTTTATGTACTGACTTAGCAGCGCGTTGTTCTGCACGACCAGgtattcaaaaataaagttgatgTCCTCCGGATACTGGTCGATGAACTGTTCCAGCGAAACGAAGATCGTTCCGAGCAGAGGACCCAGCTGCTGCACGTCAACCGTACAGATGAAAATGCGCCAAACCTTGATACAAGCGTCCTTCAGGTTCAGCTCCTCGATCGCCAGCGTGGTCTTCAACAACGCGATGATCTTGAACCGAAATGGGGCGATCAGATGACCACCGAGCAATCGGATGATCTCACCCAGGCTGAGGATCGTCTCGCGTTTAAGTGTCTTTTCCGTTTCCGGGTTGATAAGTAGCGCTTCGAACGAAGTCAGAACTCCCAGGAACCGGTTCGAGATGTACTCGGCCATCTGTGTTGTGGTGATTTCCTGCGAGTCATCTTTAGTCAGCAAGCTGCGGAACGCGTGCAGAACACACTCCGGGTTAACGTGGTAGAAGATCAGGATTTCCGAAACGGTTTTCTTGATATCGGAATGCAGCAGGTGGACCAGCGTATTGCCCGTGTGTGTCATAATGTAATCGATGCACTGGTTGGTGATCGCGGTAGACTCATTCATAAACAGGTACGGATAAATAGTGAGGAATGAAGCGGACAGGACGACGATCTTGTCCTTGCGGATCATGTTGGCGATCTCCTGAAGAAGATTCTCGCAGGCCGGTCGCTGAAAAGTACTAGGTTATGAGAAAACTCTTGAAATACCTTGAGCTATGCGAACCTTAACACACCAAGGAAGCAACATGGCAAGAACGATCTTGTAATGCTTGCTGACGAACTCGACCGAGCCTCCAAACTGGAATGTTTTGCTGACCTGTAATTGAACGATTCTTTCAAATTGAGTGATAACTGGTGTCGAAGACAGATAATGTTCAACTCACGTGAAATAGCGACTTGTGCAGCGGAAGCTCGTGCAGGATGTAGTTCACGGCACCAATCGCAACCATCAGCTTCACGATGTCGTGTCTGTACCAGTTGAGCATGTCCCGCGGCGAGACTCCGTGCTGGCCACACATGTCCCCGACAGCGAGTGCTGCCTCCCGGGTGAGTTCGGACTCGCGAGACATTAGGAAGAAGAGCATCATCCGGATGCAGACTAGAAGGCGTTCCTCGGTCATTCCCTGGCCGGTGGCGAAACTGACGACCATTTGCAGGACGGCGGATTGATAGCTGTAGTCGGACTTTTGAAGACATTGTTGGACGGCTTTGAGTAGCTTTTCCAAGCAGGTTTGGATGATTTTCTCCTTTTGCTTTGTGGCCAATGGAGATTCCTGGGAAAGATATGATTAATGTAAAGTTTATCGCTGCTTTCAAGAACATACCTTCAACGATTCCATGATCACTTGCAGCGTCTTTGTGAAGGACATGCTAACCTCAATGGTCGGACACATGATCAGATCGCTCCAGGCTTGGACCAGATCTTCGTTCTCGCACAACACTCCGCCCTTGTGCTTGAACAACACCGGCAGCAAACTTGCGATCATCCGTTGGCTTTCGGGATCTTTCGACGCGAAGAGTCGGGCAATATCCGCCTCCGGCAGGCTGAACTCCGTGGTCACTGAGTACCGTGCAGCGAGGCCGTCATTTTGCGCAAACAGTTCGCAACGTCCTGAGACGGTGGTCGACTGGGTGCTGACGATCTCGCAGCCGCGATCGGTAGCTGCGGGTTTGCAGATGAAACAGCGGATCTTTCGCTTGATCGGAGTGATGTTGTCTTTTACCTGGTTTAGCTGGTAGTTGCCGTCGTTCAGGCAGAAGTGAACGCCAAGGTTGCACGCTGCGTAGACGGAAAGATCGGGGCAGTAGAGAGCGGGAAGAAGGATCTGTTGGGCGAGTTGGTTTGCTGGGTATTTGGAAGAGAGTAGGAGATTCCGGTAGGATGAGTGCAGCACCCGTTTGAGATCGCCGTCTTCTGATGAGACAATCCCGGCTATGATATTCCACAGTGCGTTCTTGAAGTTGGAAGCTATTGCTTCTGGAATGCTTTCGCAGCTCAAAGTGCACATTTGAGTCAGCGATTGGGTCTTCAAAATGGCAATGTTTTGATCTGACTTCGAGATCTCATCGAATACCTTGCTCAATTCCTCACTCAAGGTGAACTCCGACGAGGACAGGTCATTTTTGAATGGAACCAGAAACCACTCGCAAATGCGCTTCTGCAGGTTGCCTTCAAACGCAGAAAAATCGTTCAAATACGCCACATCGAAGCAAATGTCGAGCACGGCTAGAACGGCTTCAATTGACAACGGAGACTTTTGGACGTCCTCAAACAGCTGCTGCAGAAGGTCGGCCAAACATCCGCCGAAAAAAGACAGCTTGTTAGCCGACGCCGGAATCTGCTTCTGCATCCAGAGCGATATGTTGTGATTCACGTTGAAGGCGATCCGAATCGTTTTCTGTTTGATGACAACCTTCTGGGAATTGCTCAACTTTTGGTCCTCCGAAATCTCGTACACATTCTTCCAGATGTGACTCAGCTGGCGAACGTCAGTTTCGTTGCTATCGCCGGAAGCGATCAGCTCGTTGGTGATCGGAACTTCCAGAATGTGTAAAAGTTCAGGAAACTTGCGCGCAATCTGCAGAACATCGCTGAGTTCATCTTCAACCGCGAGTGATTCGTCCTGGTTCAAAAGTATTCGGAGAAATCGTTTGATCTGCTCAAGCAGATCCAGCATCGATCCCCCGGTGTCCTTCTTCGTCGTGAGCAGCGTTTTGACAATCCGAATCGAGCAGGAAACCATCTTTTTACGATTCTCGGTGCAGGAATTGTTGAACGAGATTCCGTTGACTCGAGCGTAGAAGCTCATCAGTGTAGATTTGAATTTCTCCAGCGCTTTGGGTTTGATTATTTCGCTACGAAGCCATCGGTCCGAACGTTCGAGGGTGACATCGACGACAATTAGGACTTCTAGAACCAACCGTTCGAGATCTGGAGTAAATTCAGctacttttttgaaatactttacAAAGAACAGTAAACAGAGAGACTTTTCGTTCAGTGATCCATGGGTGAGCGTGTTCAAAACAGAGCTCGCGCATCGCTCCCGAAACGGTCGATTCGCCTGCTCGTCCTCCAGACTGACCAACTGGCTTAGGATGTGCAGACTGTTCTCAATCAGCTTTATCTTCGTAGGCACGTCCGGTACGACAATCGGTTCGATCACGCAGGAACACTCAATCCTGCGGAAGACACTGTCTGGCATG harbors:
- the LOC120421345 gene encoding serine/threonine-protein kinase ATR-like, which encodes MEVDDVATGGLSPKEQKNKSDQMWETLTTTFAENVRNRSSHLEQILCMIKDNLTYDDPGLFPSYLIHQDDEREQVKAHNFWLLNQLIQISAMPDYFNIKKSNTDLQQTILAASYLKQLWFFYEAGSKYLEMLEQLNQIGPADSEVNVQLKTFHMPDSVFRRIECSCVIEPIVVPDVPTKIKLIENSLHILSQLVSLEDEQANRPFRERCASSVLNTLTHGSLNEKSLCLLFFVKYFKKVAEFTPDLERLVLEVLIVVDVTLERSDRWLRSEIIKPKALEKFKSTLMSFYARVNGISFNNSCTENRKKMVSCSIRIVKTLLTTKKDTGGSMLDLLEQIKRFLRILLNQDESLAVEDELSDVLQIARKFPELLHILEVPITNELIASGDSNETDVRQLSHIWKNVYEISEDQKLSNSQKVVIKQKTIRIAFNVNHNISLWMQKQIPASANKLSFFGGCLADLLQQLFEDVQKSPLSIEAVLAVLDICFDVAYLNDFSAFEGNLQKRICEWFLVPFKNDLSSSEFTLSEELSKVFDEISKSDQNIAILKTQSLTQMCTLSCESIPEAIASNFKNALWNIIAGIVSSEDGDLKRVLHSSYRNLLLSSKYPANQLAQQILLPALYCPDLSVYAACNLGVHFCLNDGNYQLNQVKDNITPIKRKIRCFICKPAATDRGCEIVSTQSTTVSGRCELFAQNDGLAARYSVTTEFSLPEADIARLFASKDPESQRMIASLLPVLFKHKGGVLCENEDLVQAWSDLIMCPTIEVSMSFTKTLQVIMESLKESPLATKQKEKIIQTCLEKLLKAVQQCLQKSDYSYQSAVLQMVVSFATGQGMTEERLLVCIRMMLFFLMSRESELTREAALAVGDMCGQHGVSPRDMLNWYRHDIVKLMVAIGAVNYILHELPLHKSLFHVSKTFQFGGSVEFVSKHYKIVLAMLLPWCVKRPACENLLQEIANMIRKDKIVVLSASFLTIYPYLFMNESTAITNQCIDYIMTHTGNTLVHLLHSDIKKTVSEILIFYHVNPECVLHAFRSLLTKDDSQEITTTQMAEYISNRFLGVLTSFEALLINPETEKTLKRETILSLGEIIRLLGGHLIAPFRFKIIALLKTTLAIEELNLKDACIKVWRIFICTVDVQQLGPLLGTIFVSLEQFIDQYPEDINFIFEYLVVQNNALLSQYIKDLFFLEETKVDRQIKKIVSAQTKSVRSREQFLERFNALITHINHENLSVRVYGLKYLKELFSYHREQLNEALIGHSILPEVPNLLNNLMKSCSDIDTNYRLKSAECIGELGALAPSYLPPKYAPQERFALNIHSDSFAIMALAELCRAYQFKKETKFVDNFSLAIQEILNDQGVSPKTGKKIEVWEAIPERLRPIMEPLLTSSYTGLIRTAAVECHPIFGSVKGQTCHEWSYLWASQLIEKLDKKDSQNLLGSFRPSIRCDFSTMTMFLPYILLHALQGSSEDKRKKITEELQYVFDAVMNNNNPEAQSDNPEQQDYYVRSVRTMQFVAKERKAQEEDVASDMSFECAKLAFRLLDFLEKWKRQWRKVHTLNDASKSDYINVDNFLKQFNHELMANINYTCKEYARSLMYLETFIEENPSQLQNHLSMLAHIFTHLNDPDSVEGVMCLKTAEPTLPEQILLHNATGRLHQTAACYERMLQVGEVKPTDIHNIVEVYLRLDQPKTALLLSESLLNQFSESNVDAMLQEIKAEPLYKLGRFEELEELLESPQIQQSDSWGVICGSMLVSYRKNDHALFVEKLEQARLAVLRILHSSDLSISAYEKGYEQVLKLHMIAEFEKCEQLVDNMRSNGLTRCVTEIKQLIENFEARLQLLQPNAATVEPIISLRRILLNETKSLLNGFAPDISKKEINETIDNHIGELWMKSTELASRAKLYEQAHLYILHAESYKPKGLFIKKAKLLWEKRDTANVFNILHRGLAEILEKSNLTDPKLLPKEDRLIYAEGKLLIAIYNADASNVSASVNTRCFKDAVQAHQECEVSLVHMAQYLDKLYANFSSDDQDSPKGWELLQDVLTYYGKSMMHGSTCIYQSMPRMLSVWFDFSSKTVNNDNFKKYSTNINKLALRFSENLSPYFFFTAFSQLISRVAHPSVEVYHVLKSIIIKLILNYPQQSLWMLLSVYKSSYANRVKRCHEIFNDKQLAKTSIQKMISDFNALAERFIELTNKDIKTPRDVAVTVSSLVKTLPKLFNDEKLSKIMMPIQKCMQLVLDKSSATFAPYPMNEVYIHGIREEVTVMQSLQKPRRITLIGSDGRDYMMMMKPKDDLRKDFRLMEFNAVVKQYLHQDPEAKHRRLKIRTYAVLPLNEECGIIEWVENVSTLRSIIYTYYKQRGVGMHARELREYNFKRQDSLQKKREAFDNVLLARHPPVFGEWFRDRFSNPHNWFQARSSYIRTTAVISIVGYILGLGDRHGENIMLDATNGDTVHVDFNCLFNKGETFEIPEMVPFRLTHNMVKAMGPLGAEGLFRKCCEITLRVLQNQTPTLMSVLKPFVYDPLVSWSKITKHDGTTERTDPQAMNNVKHIEERLKGYVRTHGKICHLPISIEGQVNHLISEATNKDNLAQMFIGWTAYM